The genomic DNA TGAGCCTTTCAATCTCTAATGGGTCTGTAATCTCCTTCAGCAGACGCACCTCGTCACCGACGCCGATTAAATAATAGGCATCCCCAATGACAACTAATTGAATAGACTTTTGCTGTCCAAGTGAAATACCACCCATATTCTTCATAAATCGGTTTTTATCGTATAGTCGATTTTTCCGATTGATGAATTTCAAAAGCCCAACTAATAGACCGACGACAAATAGGAGAGCAAGTAATGTTTTTATGTAATCCCAAGCCGTTAGACTGACAGCTGTTTTGTCAGTCGTATCATCGGCTTCTGGAACTTCTTCTTTCGTATCTTTACTTTTTTTACAGTCTTTATCGTTCTCTTTTTCATTCTCTAAGCAATCTAAAACAGATATGTTTTCATCCGCTGCAGCATAGCCAACAGCTTGTGAGCTATAGCTTGAAAAAAGTAAGAACAATAACAACACGGACAAACCCTTTAGGACAATCGATGATTTCATACGATTATTAACCTAATGCTTTTGTGATTGCTTCAATAACACGATCCGCTTGGAACGGTTTAACGATAAAATCTTTCGCACCTGCTTGGATGGCATCAATAACCATTGCTTGTTGTCCCATTGCAGAACACATGATAATTTTTGCTGAAGGATCTTTTTCTTTGATGGCTTTCAATGCTGCAATCCCATCCATTTCCGGCATTGTAATATCCATCGTCACAAGATCCGGTTTCAATTCCATATATTTTTCCACAGCTTGAGCGCCGTCTGCTGCTTCCCCGACAATCTCAAAGTTGTTTTTTGACAAAATGTCCTTAATCATCATTCGCATAAATGCTGCATCATCTACTATTAAAATACGTTTACTCATTTTCTATGACCTCCCGATAATTATCGTAAATTATTCAAACGTTCTACTCTGCTTAAAATATCCGTAATCCGTACCCCGAAGTTTTCATCGATAACGACGACTTCACCTTTCGCGATATGGCGGTTGTTTACTAGAATATCAACTGGTTCGCCCGCAAGCTTGTCCAGTTCAATAATTGAACCACTGGACATTTCCAATATTTCCTTCACGGAACGTTTTGTCCGTCCAAGTTCTACTGTCACCTGTAAAGGTATATCGAGCAGCATATTCAAGTTATTCGTCTCTGCTGGATTCAGCGAAGGACTCTCGAAGCTTGCAAATTGTGCTTGTTGCACATGCACTTGTGGCTGTTGTGGACGCATTGGCATCTGTTGTTGTGGTGCCTGTTGCGCATAATGCTCTTGGCCATATTGTAGTTCCTGAGATGGCGGCGGACTACTTTGACCAACAGGTTGCTGAGGCTTCTCTAACGTTGGCACGCTCTCCTCTGCTACTGCAACAGCTGTTTCATCCTGCGCCTCGCCTCCTCCCATAAGAGAGGCCACCAGATTTTTACCGAATTCCAATGGAAGTAGTTGCATAATGTTCGAATCAATTAAGTCCCCAACTTTAAGCGCAAAGGAAACTTTGATTGATAGCTCATCACTTGGGATATGCTCTAACCCTTGATCTGCTTGTACATCCATCAACGCAATCGTTGGTGGCGAAATATCGACTTTTTTATTAAATACCGTCGACATCGATGTTGCTGCTGAACCCATCATCTGATTCATTGCCTCTTGAACAGCACTTAAATGAATCTCGCCTAAATCATTATTCGGTTCTAATCCATCTCCACCTAGCATAAGATCCGCAATAATCGCTGCGTCACTTTGCTTAATAACGAGAAGGTTGACACCACTTAGTCCTTCTGTGTAGCCTACCTTAATAGCAACATACGGATGGATGAATTCTTTTTCTAATTCTTCTTTCGTGACGACAGAAATTGTCGGTGTTGTAATATCGACTTTTTGCCCTAACAATGCGGACAAAGCTGTTGCAGAGCTCCCGAAGGATATATTGCCGATTTCACCAAGTGCATCTTGCTCCAGCGCATCTAAATAATCTGCTGTATTTATTCCCTCAGAGGATGAGGGTACAGTCTCCTCGCTTTGTATAAGCTCCCCGCGCAATAGCGCTTCGATTTCTTCCTGTGAAAGTATATTATCACTCATCATCTTCATCCCCCCCGATCAACGGTTCAATTATTTGCACAGCCATTCGATTTTTCAAATGGCCTGGTTGAGCTGTAAATTTCGGAATATCTCCGACTTTTACGATTAGCGGGTCATCGATTTTACGATTGAGCGAAACGACATCTCCAACTTGAAGATAGAGGAAGTCTTCTACTGTCATTCGACCTTGCCCAAGCTCTGTGGTAACTGTTAACGGTGCTTGTTTCAAGCGTTTTTCAAGCTCTATACTTTGCTCTGGTGTCGGTTCTTTTTTATTGGACTGCATCCAATACCTAACCGACAAATTCGGAACGATTGGTTCGAGGACAACATGTGGTATACAAATGTTGATCATCCCACTCGATTCTCCAATGACAATATTAAACGAAATAACAACGACTGTCTCGTTTGGTGAAATCATTTGAAGGAACTGAGGATTTACTTCTAGCTCTGTCAGGAATGGATCGATATCAATAATGCCTGACCATGCCTCTCGTAAATTATCAAAAGAGCGTTCGAATAAATTCGTCATGATTTTCGTTTCAATTTCGGTCAAATTATCAGCTTTTCCCGTGCTCGCCCCGACGCCTCCCATTAAGCGATCCAGCATCGAATACGCAATGTTTGGGTTTACTTCCATTAGAATATTTCCATCCAACGGTGGCACTTCAAAAATATTGATAAGTGTCATATTGGGAATAGAGCGGATAAATTCTTCAAATGGAATCTGATCGACAGACGCAACGTTAATTTGCACGTACGTTCTAAGTTGTGCTGAAAAATACGTCGTCAATAAGCGCGCAAAGTTTTCGTGAATCCGTGTCAAGCTTCGAATCTGATCTTTGGAGAACCGGAGGGCACGTTTAAAATCGTACACTTTGACCTTCCGTGTCTCCTCTTCTTTCTTCATGTCATCTGCCGACATTTCACCTGTCGATAGTGCGGACAATAATGCATCTATCTCATTTTGAGATAATATATCCCCGGACATATGGCCACCTCCTACTATCAGAATTCACTCGTTCTTATTTACTGAATGATATATGAAACAATGTAGACTTTTTGAACTTCACCTTCTTGCATAAGGGGGTTCAATTGTTGCTTGATCGCATCTTCAAAGGCTTGTTTGCCAACCTTGCCTTCAAGATTTGCTTGCGTCATTTCAGATAACTCTTGAATGACAATATTTTTCACTTGAAAATCTCGCTTAGCTAATTCTTCCGCTGATTTCTTATTATCCGTTTGGATTTTCAACGTAATACGAATAAATTGCTTGCCTGCAAGATTCGTCGTAATTTCTTCGACATCTACGGAGGATTCAATAATTTCATCAATTGTCGGTTCTTCCGAAGTTTCACCTTTATTTAACTGCAGGACGAGCACTAATGCTACAGCACCTAGCAGTGTAATACAAACTAAAATTATTAAAGATATAGTAAGGGCCTTATTCTTCATCTTTCTCACCTCGGATAAACGGATTTGACAGCAACTGGACTGCTCTATAGAACTCGATAATCCGGTTATTCACTTCATCAACCGTATCAAGGACGACATATTTGGTGCCTGTCGTAAGGGTAATCGTCGTATCAGGAAACGATTCCACTTTTTCTATGTATAGGGCATTCAATGTGAACACCATGCCATTTAGGCGCTTGACTTGAATCATATGTAAGGGGCCGGGGCGTCAAGAGCCGGCCCGGCCCTCCTTTTCTAGTAACAGCTATGGTAGAACGCCAGATACTGACATCCCGTGTTCGTTCCCCAGTGCCAGTGACTGGCAGCCATTCGCGTCCTACCGTGAATTGTGGCAGTGACTGGCACCGAATTAAATTATCGTTTCAAGTTCACAAGTTCTTGCAAGATTTCATCTGATGTTGTGATAATACGTGTATTCGCTTGGAAACCACGTTGTGCTACGATCATTTCAGTGAATTCTTCTGCAAGGTCAACGTTGGACATTTCGAGGAAGCCTGATTCCATCTTACCAAAACCTTGCTCAGTAGCGAAACCAGTTACTGCATCACCTGAGTTCGCAGATGTACGGAATAAGTTTCCACCTGTTTTTTCAAGTCCACCTGGGTTAGAGAAAGTGACCATTTCGATTTGCCCCGCTTCTTGAAGCACTGCTTTGTTGGCTGACATAACTGCATCAAAAGTAATTTTAGCTGGATCATAAGCTGTTTTGGCTGTATTGTAAGGCCCCGTAGCATTTGTTACAGCAGTCTGTGCAGTAGTTAAAGCAGTGTTAGCTGCTGTTTGTGTACCTTGAGCTGCAGTTAATGCAGTTTGAGCTGCCGTTATAGCTGCCGCTCTTCCGGGATCAGCTGGGTCCATGGCATTAGCTCTATCCAAAGCGTCTTGAGCTTTTTCAACAGCTTTACCTGCTGCTTTCACATCTTTTTCTGCTGTTTTCACAGCATCTTTTGCATCATTTAACGTTTTTTCTGCAGCTTTGAAGGTTGTTTCAATCGGTCTGAATATTGCTTCCGCTGCTGCAATCGCAGCTTCAGCACCTTCCGGTAAATCTACATAGAACACTGTTCCATCTTGACCAATTGACATAGAAGATGCTGACTGTGGAATGTTGATGATGCCATCTGCACCTACGACATATCTTCCATCCCCATCGACAAGATCTCCGTTTTGGTCCATGTAGAAGTTTCCTGCTCTTGTGTATAAAACTTCGTTACCATCCATCACTTGAAAAAAGCCGTCACCTGTAATGGCTAAATCTAGCGTATTTCCAGTAAATTGACTTGATCCTTGACCGTGTAATGTGTCGATCGCTGCAAGTTGTGAGCCGAGTCCAACTTGTCTTGGGTTGACCCCACCACGGTTAGCGCCTGGTGCTGATGCCCCCGCTACTGTTTGTGATACTAAATCTTTGAAGACAGTACGGCCTTTTTTGAACCCGTATGTGTTAACGTTCGAGATGTTATTCCCGATGACATCTAATTTTGTTTGGAAATTTCGGAGTCCGGTAATTCCTGAATACATTGATCTTAACATGTTTGTTGTTCCCCTCTCGATTTTAAGTGTATCGCTTCAATCAGTCCGCGATACGATGGCATCCTGTTAAGGTCCTGCCGGTGTTAGCTAAGCACAATCGTGCCATCAATATTAGTAAACAATTGATCTTTTGCTTCCATGCGATCCATCGCTGTAATAACCGTTGAATTCTTTGCACTGACGATTAACGCCGCTTGTTCCATCAAGACGAGCGATTCTTTAATACCTTTCCTTTTCGCTTCGTTCACTTTTTCCGTGACATGTGCCCATTCAGCATCAGAAATATGAATGTTTCGTTCCGCTAAACGTTCAGTGGCATGCTTGCTGATTTTCAGCTCTGTTGTACGGGTGGCATTCGTTAAGTGTTCAAGAAACGACTGCTTCGGATTTTGCGTCAGTGGCGATGATTGACTTTGGCGTATAAGGGGCTGCGATGGAATACGATGGAGATTAAGTTTTTCCATATCTTCGCTCCATCCTTGTTATTCTTCGCTTGTGCTTATCGATGTAAAGTTCTTCCCATCAATACGGCTACCGTCTGCTAAGATGTACACGATTTTTCCATCTTTGTTAGAAACAGATTCGACTTTACTAAACTTCTCCTCTTCGCCATCCATGTAGCCAACGTATTTACCAATGAGCATACTTGCCTCAACAAGACTATTACTATTGCCGCTCCCCTCACCTGCGATGACTTCTGAGATATTTCCTGGCGTCACTTCTTTACCATTGTCTAACACGAATTTAACCGCACCATCTTCAAATTTCACAGAAACAACTGGATTGGTTCCTTCTTCGACAACCAATTTTCCATCTTCGCCTTTAATTGGATTGCCCTGCTCATCGAGCTTTAACTCATGCCATTTGACACTTTTTCCGACAAAGCTTGTGTATTGAATCAATTGTGACTGCGTTTGTGCTTCCGCAAACTTTTCAAATGATTTCGCTAAGTTCATCGTTTGCTCTAATGCGGAGAACTGTGCCATTTGGGCGATAAACTCGTTATCCTTCATTGGATTCGTTGGATCCTGGTTTTGCAATTGAGCGATTAGCAATTTCATGAAATCGTCTTTTCCTAACGTCCCATCGCCAGTTTTACGCTCATCTCGTTGTTTGTTGATTAAATAATCGTTCCCTGAAATCGGTTTTTGTCCTTCGATCGGCATGTTTACACCTCCAACTCAATTAGATATTCTTGGAATGATTGCTCTTCAT from Sporosarcina sp. FSL K6-1522 includes the following:
- a CDS encoding response regulator; its protein translation is MSKRILIVDDAAFMRMMIKDILSKNNFEIVGEAADGAQAVEKYMELKPDLVTMDITMPEMDGIAALKAIKEKDPSAKIIMCSAMGQQAMVIDAIQAGAKDFIVKPFQADRVIEAITKALG
- a CDS encoding flagellar FlbD family protein, whose amino-acid sequence is MIQVKRLNGMVFTLNALYIEKVESFPDTTITLTTGTKYVVLDTVDEVNNRIIEFYRAVQLLSNPFIRGEKDEE
- the fliL gene encoding flagellar basal body-associated protein FliL; translation: MKNKALTISLIILVCITLLGAVALVLVLQLNKGETSEEPTIDEIIESSVDVEEITTNLAGKQFIRITLKIQTDNKKSAEELAKRDFQVKNIVIQELSEMTQANLEGKVGKQAFEDAIKQQLNPLMQEGEVQKVYIVSYIIQ
- a CDS encoding TIGR02530 family flagellar biosynthesis protein, with translation MEKLNLHRIPSQPLIRQSQSSPLTQNPKQSFLEHLTNATRTTELKISKHATERLAERNIHISDAEWAHVTEKVNEAKRKGIKESLVLMEQAALIVSAKNSTVITAMDRMEAKDQLFTNIDGTIVLS
- a CDS encoding flagellar hook-basal body complex protein, producing the protein MLRSMYSGITGLRNFQTKLDVIGNNISNVNTYGFKKGRTVFKDLVSQTVAGASAPGANRGGVNPRQVGLGSQLAAIDTLHGQGSSQFTGNTLDLAITGDGFFQVMDGNEVLYTRAGNFYMDQNGDLVDGDGRYVVGADGIINIPQSASSMSIGQDGTVFYVDLPEGAEAAIAAAEAIFRPIETTFKAAEKTLNDAKDAVKTAEKDVKAAGKAVEKAQDALDRANAMDPADPGRAAAITAAQTALTAAQGTQTAANTALTTAQTAVTNATGPYNTAKTAYDPAKITFDAVMSANKAVLQEAGQIEMVTFSNPGGLEKTGGNLFRTSANSGDAVTGFATEQGFGKMESGFLEMSNVDLAEEFTEMIVAQRGFQANTRIITTSDEILQELVNLKR
- the fliY gene encoding flagellar motor switch phosphatase FliY, producing MSDNILSQEEIEALLRGELIQSEETVPSSSEGINTADYLDALEQDALGEIGNISFGSSATALSALLGQKVDITTPTISVVTKEELEKEFIHPYVAIKVGYTEGLSGVNLLVIKQSDAAIIADLMLGGDGLEPNNDLGEIHLSAVQEAMNQMMGSAATSMSTVFNKKVDISPPTIALMDVQADQGLEHIPSDELSIKVSFALKVGDLIDSNIMQLLPLEFGKNLVASLMGGGEAQDETAVAVAEESVPTLEKPQQPVGQSSPPPSQELQYGQEHYAQQAPQQQMPMRPQQPQVHVQQAQFASFESPSLNPAETNNLNMLLDIPLQVTVELGRTKRSVKEILEMSSGSIIELDKLAGEPVDILVNNRHIAKGEVVVIDENFGVRITDILSRVERLNNLR
- the fliM gene encoding flagellar motor switch protein FliM, with protein sequence MSGDILSQNEIDALLSALSTGEMSADDMKKEEETRKVKVYDFKRALRFSKDQIRSLTRIHENFARLLTTYFSAQLRTYVQINVASVDQIPFEEFIRSIPNMTLINIFEVPPLDGNILMEVNPNIAYSMLDRLMGGVGASTGKADNLTEIETKIMTNLFERSFDNLREAWSGIIDIDPFLTELEVNPQFLQMISPNETVVVISFNIVIGESSGMINICIPHVVLEPIVPNLSVRYWMQSNKKEPTPEQSIELEKRLKQAPLTVTTELGQGRMTVEDFLYLQVGDVVSLNRKIDDPLIVKVGDIPKFTAQPGHLKNRMAVQIIEPLIGGDEDDE
- the flgD gene encoding flagellar hook assembly protein FlgD, which encodes MPIEGQKPISGNDYLINKQRDERKTGDGTLGKDDFMKLLIAQLQNQDPTNPMKDNEFIAQMAQFSALEQTMNLAKSFEKFAEAQTQSQLIQYTSFVGKSVKWHELKLDEQGNPIKGEDGKLVVEEGTNPVVSVKFEDGAVKFVLDNGKEVTPGNISEVIAGEGSGNSNSLVEASMLIGKYVGYMDGEEEKFSKVESVSNKDGKIVYILADGSRIDGKNFTSISTSEE
- a CDS encoding flagellar biosynthetic protein FliO — translated: MKSSIVLKGLSVLLLFLLFSSYSSQAVGYAAADENISVLDCLENEKENDKDCKKSKDTKEEVPEADDTTDKTAVSLTAWDYIKTLLALLFVVGLLVGLLKFINRKNRLYDKNRFMKNMGGISLGQQKSIQLVVIGDAYYLIGVGDEVRLLKEITDPLEIERLIEFYEDDGVQSPTGMLDSLLSTLKGKAKKEPATETDDFGNLFKSKLNEMKEEREQQISRLTEKERNRDE